A region of the Festucalex cinctus isolate MCC-2025b chromosome 8, RoL_Fcin_1.0, whole genome shotgun sequence genome:
tgatgaaataaatggctaattaaatcaatgactaaataaaaatgattagtCATTAGtatataaaagtatttttttattgatatattttttttgttctttttattgtctatttatatatatattttttggttataatttgtgaataatattttttatacccattttttattgtcacttttacttatttattttagtcattttttatttttattttgaattttgtcagttttggtcctccgtatacacgcacacacacagagacaaGAACACGCATACGCACGcactcgcacgcacgcacgcacgcacgcacacgttcATTCTGGGAAAGTACTTAAGTGTGAGGCCTGCAAATTCTTGCGGTCGGTCACGTGAGCGATTGCGCGAGCGATGGAATGAAATCGTTATTTACGTAATGAATGAATTTATGTTAAGCCTTCAAGGCGCAGAATCATTTTGACCTGGTTTTGCGTATGACATGAAAGGCGGCGAGTGGAAGGCAATCATGTTAAACGCTGCAGTCTTAACCACGTTGGAAATGTTTAacctgaggcttttttttttttttttttacatttttgtttttatgacgtaaagtttttaaatgttgattGATGGAGATTGCGTTTACATACGACGGCTGTAAAATGTTGACACGAGCCTGCATCGATGCCAAGTTTGTGTCAtgaaaaaaaccaaacataAAGAGACCGAGATGAATCATTTCCAACATTGTGATTGTAAAACTAAATTGGACATAATGTggttggttgcacaagtgtgcacacccttttGTAACCGAGGATGTGGCTGTCGTGTTAAATGGGATTCAGGCTGTGCggtagtgttcattttgtcaacaaaagctaaacaaaaataatttcatcaacacaacatttttcaccggactaaaactagactagactagactaaaacccacattaataaacaataactgggactaaatcagtatgcattttcgtcgactaagaTGATACGAAAATGTCCatcacttcataaaaaatggACTCAAATCTATGGCTAGCTAATAGCATGTAGCCACAGTagtcactgtaattgtgtgtcaaatagggatgtaacgattagggcgatatcgtgataccgtgatattaaaactgccacaatatcgtcgtcgtcgtcatgttcacaatatttaaagggtcacatctgttaaaaaaaaaaaaaaaagtcaggttgatttccgtttgtgcagttctagcaccctctattgGCTAGTTAATTAGTgcaattaattttcatgagggatgttttggccttctatgtttaaaatctatgctaattgtcagatgaaggggaacctaaattgcttgtgaagcgatcaatgtgtgcttgcattagcaagtaagtgcctcaatattcttactagagattgtaggtgctttacatgcattgctgttatgtacaaaaacacgaTATTGTGTCCCCCcctccacaatattgtgataattatcgtatcgtgatgtttggatatcgtatcgttacatcccgagtgtcaagttgtttttcatgaaaaagatgagaaaatttgattcgaaatagttttagatccaaaaagaTTCActtaatctgctgacaaaaaaaatatacagtgatAAAATTGTTGtcatgactaaaactagactaaaatgttgacagtttttgtggaGTGAAACTAGATAAATTAGATTAAAATTTTCTTGGAATAAAATGAAGACTAAAATgcaagatttatagtcgactaaaaatggactcaataaaaatggggtgaggttgactaacaagcgtgactgaaattggactaaaactgagaggaaatttcaaaatggcagacaaaatgaacactactgtgcaaatatatatatatatatatatatatatttaaatcacGAAAACCTTCCATTTGAAAAGGgcgtcgacttttttttttttttttaaacaatccacaTTGCATGTTTCAATAAAATGGAAACCCAATTCCAGCACTTATTTTCACAAGTTGATGCAAGTTTGTCATTTCATAGTTATGTGAAAAAATGTGGGACTTTTgtgatgaaatgaaaaaaaaaaaaagcaagccgaAATGTCCTCAATTCTTTGgaaacaatagaacacaaaagaCGAGCTGAGCCGAAGCAACTTCCTGGATGCTTGCCGGGTTTGTTTGCCTTCCACACCTTGACGTCCGCGTTTAACCGATTCGCCAACACAGCGGAAAAAAATCTCAACCGCAGCTGGGAAATTATCGAGTGCGGCAACAAACCGTTTGCGGTCAGGACAAGCGCGGCAcagtccccccaaaaaaaaaaaaagacaatcgaATCGTGCTAAACGAGTGCAAGCTGATGCAAGTTTGAGTTGGTCAGAGTTCATTAATCAGCTAGTTTGGaatgatttatgttttttttttttttttttttttttaattagtgagTTACACCTGCTaagataaacaacaaaaaaggaaaaatctaCTTCCACACACAAGAGGGTTTAAAAAGCAAGTAACTCAAGCACCTTTTCCCCAGTCGGGAGCCtgaaaaaatcgaaatcgtttATTGATTAGAAGTTTGACAAACAATAGAAGCAATTGTTGTCACATGTAGGGCACAGATAGCCAATTGCTGGAGCTCCTTTTGAATCTTCTCTGTCCACTTTTTATCTTaatttgtgattattatttttttttataatcataAGATTTCCGTTccattgcattattttttttccccttgactAATCTTTTCCTGAGATATTGGAGATTGTTGATCCATAAAGGGGTGAGGTAGTCGTTGCCAGCAATTTCTGCAGCTCCTTCAGTGGTCTTGTTTGCTTCATcctgtgtccttttttttttgtttttgtttttgtttttacaatctTTCAAATTTGTTTTGGAGTTTGTGTGACAGTAGAGGAGATTGTTGTCGCACGTAGGAAAGTGTCAGTGATTGCCAGACATTTATTTCCTCACCTCCTTGAGTGTTGCAGTAGATCTGTTTCCATCCAGTTTCCATCACATCTTCTCATCAGTTTTGCTCTTGAGTTTGCATGACAATACGGGGAGATTGTTGTCACATGTGGCCCAAGGATGGCAGAAAAGGTCATCAATCGTCCATTTTCTTTGCAGGTGTCGCAACTGGCGGCGCTTTTGAAGAAAGTTCTCGCCGTCGTCAGGTGAGCATGACCGCCATCCcgttttgaaacaaaacaggCGTACTCTTTTCCCTCGTTCGTTATTGTTTGAAAATATCATCCAGATTTTGGATCTTGAGGCGccataattgattaattaatcttcTATAAGTGACTTTTTTGAAGACACTATAAATGACACGTGGAATGTAGATATGATGGACATATGAGCTAAATGGTAGCTAGCATTTGTTTGACCTTAAATGGTCATTGTTAGTGCGCTAACgctaatcgcgattgctaaCCGTGTAGCAtatgctaattttgttggtgaatGCAAATGTACAGAAGACTATCAATACCGAGTAGTTATTATCCACTCATTATTCGAGGAACAaactttgtcctaattttgtcctttgtttaaaaagtaaaaacacctaattaaaaataaataaataaatacataccataattttcaaaaagtatctaTCGATATCGGCGATGCTGTCCTTGTATTTACTTGTATCGGATCGATACCAGATTTTGCAGTATCGCACATCACTACCACTTGATTTGtgggcaggacacgccccccgctgtatatgattggctgctgctgTATCCAGGAAGGACGCACACGCCGATAAAATGAGACAACCGTTCCAAATATGTATCGGGattgtacggaagcgtattgcattcacttgaaaaacaatcaaacaagcaaaaaaaaaaaaaaaagtcctgtttTTCAGACTAATATTTTTggagagctttgtttttttgagtaatttttttttctgttttttctgaatattttttctgtaattaaaaaaaatacaaaataaaaaaaaacggggatttttttttagaaaaacaggaagaaaaattaatcagaaaaaaagagattttttttcaaaaacaggaaaaaatattcatttttttgtggtcttttttttggaatttttttttcctgatttttttttttcttaaataatgtctttccccctgtttttctgagtaatttttcctcctttttttctgaatatttttttcctgtttttttatgacaaaaaaatatacattaaaactgaaaaaaaatgttcagaaaaacagaaaaaaataaaaattgctctgaaaaacagaagttggtgttttgtttttttggaatatctttttgtctgttttttttttttttttatatttttgtgccccttttttttatctgaatattttttcctcctgtttttctagaaatttttttttagaatgtttttttgtgacagaaaaaaaatactcagtaaaacagaaaaaaaaatctgaaaaaacgaaaaattgtaaaaattactcaaaaaaaagaagttggtgctctgttgttttttttttatatttgaatttggatgtttttttttttgtttttttttgtaatttttcctcctgcttttctgaatatttttccctatttttctgaatatttttttatgacagaaacaaatattctgtaaaacaggaaaaaaaatatttgaaaaaaaaacagaagaaaaaaaatactaaaaaaaacaaagttcccCCAAGTCAGTCATaaaaaaacaggagatttttttatttttattttttcaattgaatacAATACGCTTCTGTATGATTGCGATTAGCGAGTTTATAGATGAGTTATAAAACTGCCTTCTTGTCCTGGATGCAGCAGGGCAGGTCCTTGTTATTATAGTAGTGACTCAGCAATTAGTGAAGAGAAAATAAAGATGATTTTAATTCTGCTGACTTGCGACAGTTATCGTTGTAGTCGTGCAGAAGCTTCCCTCAATTTTTTGTTAGCGTTTGTATTGGAAATAAAGTCCCGTTGAGTTGAGCGTACAGTATAAAAACCTGTTTGGAAGTCTGCGTTGAAATGCAAGAATTCAAGTCAGGTCAGGTAAGAAGTCAGTGAAgcgcattgtttgcaaagtgtGAAGGAAGCGGAATATTTGGGCGTGGTTGGGAAGGTTTGTGGGTGTCCGGAACGGTGCCAGAAGCTTCCAGTTAACAATCCGCCTGATGCCAATTCCGGTTTGATTATCTGTCGTCGTTGTGTCTGCCACTCTTCCCCTTTTGCCCCCCGTTTCTCCTCCAAAACCAGGTCCAGTCACATCTGTGGTGAATCCGAGCTGACCTGGGTTCAGTTCTTGGACGGCGCGGTTGACCACAACCTCCAAAAAGCCAAACGTCTCATTGGGCTGGCCACTTAGTGTTGTGCCAAATTTGCTCCGCCTCTTTTCAcagctaaataaatacattttcaaaacttcACCATTTTTGTTGGTGTCCGTCCAGGTGGAAATTCATTCACAGCTGGTTGGAGTTGCGGAtgtgatgtttttaaaaaaaaaaaaaaaaaaagcaaaaaaaaattggggaaaTTTGGCCCTCGAAGCCAATTCGTCTTGGAAACGTGAAATTTGGCagcaaaagtctcaagaagtcaTGTCCAAAAAGACTCAGGAGGTCAGCCATGTTGGTTTGAAGCCACCATTTCTAGGGGTTCTTCATCAACGGACTTCTTCTGCAGGAATGTTTTGAGATTTCATCCCCTAAAACCAGTCGCATAATAGAATTTTCTATTATGAGTAGAccgacgcacaaaaaaaaagtctcaagaagccatcactaaaaagacacaggaagtcagccattttgtttttttgcagaggacattttaggtcattttcaGGGATCCTTCATCAGCAAACGTTTTCTAACGGATTAGTAGCATGGAATTTGGTAGAAATGTCTATCATCAgtaaacccacaaaaaagtgaTGACTGTGCccaaaaagaaacaggaagtcagccacgTTGGTTTGAAGCGGACGTTTCAGTGCCATTTTCTACAGGAATATTTTTCTAATTCAGTCCCTTTGAGCCAGTTTGATTGAGCAACATGAACTTTGGTGGACTTGTCGATcacgagtagacccacaaaatcaTCAACCGTCAGGATGTCTGCCATGTTGGTTGGAAGCAGACATTTTAGAGTCATTTTGGACTTTGTCAGTGGTCCTTGAAAGCCAAACCAAATTTGTAGCACTTATTTTCGACTGCCAAATTTCTGAGGATTTGACGTTCCACAAAGTGAGAGTTAGACTcggcatattttttattttattttttttttttcccccacccatCTGTCAGAAAGGTATCTTGGTAGCAAGCCACGGCGGGGGTGCGAGCCGCGGATGTCTGAAGGTGTCGAAAACCTGACTGACTGGCTTCCCGGGACATGATAAATGGCCGGCAGGCTTGTTGCGCTTCGCAGGTATTTCCACATCTCACGACATCGCCGCAGTCTCAGTCGCACCAGAGCGCTGCACATGCCGAGAGACCGCGACGGGGAGCAAAGATGATGAACTGGGTGGTCAACAATTCGGGTGAGTCACAAACGAGCAAACACGTTTCAATTGCACTAAATCGTTTCTCGGACTGTCTCAATgtcaacaacaaataaatgcaCCTTCatgtatgatgtcatttttccgTTTTTGCACAAGTTGAAAGTTTGTTTCACTTTTCGCCGCTTTATCGTCATCATCGTATTTGGACTCGCATTTGTTTTCAGGgggttttattttaatgtgacGGAATTCCTCCTATTcttatttttaactttgcagGACTCGTTTAAACCTTGTGGAGGATTTATTGTGgtcttgctttattttttttttaacctgcatatttttaaatgaaataatatttACCTTCTCAGATTTATtgctaaatgcattttttttttctttttacatcaaAACTGCACTGCAATTTTCTACTTTTTTACAACTCTTTGAGATTTAAGAGAGAGATTAGAAGCAAGCTATTTTGGTACCTTTAATCTCACTGAGGAGGCGGAGTTGACCCAAAGGCAAAGTGACTCATTCTGATTAGTTggggaaaaacacacaatatatcAACATGTAAAGcagtgctttggcgccatcctCTGGTCTCTTGGTCTCAAGGCAGGAAAAGTTGAAATGACTTGAGGAGCTTCCTTTTCGATAAATGTcgtgctttggcaccatcttgcgGCATCCACTATGTGACAAAAGTCATGCTTTGCCGGCATGCTCGTTGCATCCTGGTGCAGAGAAACTAGAGCGGCTACTAGCGGAGTATCAaggccaggcaaaaaaaaatccatttccaGTATGAATgcattgaaaatatatatatttttaattaattatgattattttttctcatttttactGGATAAACATCCAGCAAGTATGGAAAACGGTGgttggtatgtttttattttttttatttatttatttttttttatttatttaaaaaaaaaatttttttgagcTCAGTATTGTTgattcggcagtcttactgattcaacatatcatcattgctattttctttttttatgtgtgcatgtgcacatttgtgtgtgtgtgtgcatgcgaatttgtgctcatttaattcacctgaaagctcataaaaatcccatgagcccttcaccttaaccggatacttcagagtcccgccagagtcgtgaagttcagaaggtcagggcGGAGACCAgaagaaagatcaaaggaaagaaagacgaCGCAAAGTGAAATCcggcaccaaccagacaccaccttgccgcccacatggttacaaaaccagaatctttccaccaaccccagaagcctctagaattccaacagattagggagatgtcaagagaccagagggaaAACTAAAGGAAGGATAGAAGCAGAGTGAAATCGGTTTTCCTTGCTTGCtgtttgtgcgtgtgtcagTGTTCAAGGGCGTGGACGTGCACGCCAAGCGCAACCACGACGAGCATCGCACCGGCGAGCTTCCCGAAGATCAGCTGACCGTCCGCAGGGGGCAAGCCTTCAAGGTCACCTTGACCTTGGCCAAGCCTTTCAATCAGGCCATCGATTCCCTCGTCCTCAACGCCTCCACCGGAGGTAAGCGTCGGATCGCGTCAGCATGCATTTTGTCGAGTCAAGTCGATGACGTCATCCCCAAAAATGTGGACCGCCTCCAACAGGAAGTCACGCTTCGGAGGAGAAGGCCACCTCGTGCAGCTTCGGCATCCCGGACGCGGGCGCTCGCCGGTTTTCGGCCAAAGCGCCGTGGACGGCCAAGCTGGACTCGGGCTCGTCGGCCGGCAGCCTGGCCGTGCTGATCACGCCGCCGGCCGACGCCCCCGTCGGCAAGTACGAGCTGAAGGCCAGCCTGTGGGGGGAGGACAAGATGGTCGCCACGCTCGTGCTGCTCTTCAACCCGTGGTTCGCTGGTAACGCGCCGCCGCCGACGTCGTCGCTCGACAGCTCGCAACTATGGAGGACCAGAAACTGCCAAgattcaaaatgaataaattagtgacGAAAAGTGAACTTAAAAAcggaaaatataaatatggagcaaaaaatatagcaatacatttgtatttcatttttaattagatttgtttttagtttcacttttagtctaattatttctttatttagttattcatttagtcagtcatttatttggcagttttgtatggaggaccaaaactgccaaaattcaaaataaatgactaaataaatgactaaatgtgaaagtaaaatggatataaaaaaaaattgaaagttttatcccaaaaaaataaatataaatggaaataaaaagagcaaaatatatatgtattatatatacatttgtatttaaatttttaataattttttttgtatccgtttttatttttacttttagtcatttatttatttatttatttatttatttattaagtcattcagtccaacccaagacatgcttagaataacatttcgactgccaaaattaaaaataaataaatacatgactaaaagggaaaaacggatataaaaatattatttatttatatttttgtgctctttttattgcaattttttatatccgtttttattttcacttttagtcctttattgattgattttgaattttggcagttttggtcctccatactcaaCTTATTCAAACGGCCTCCTGACCTAGTTAGcaaaccttccttccttcctgtttacatgttagggctgtgcaatgaaTTGTACTTGTAAATAGTGCGTATAACGTTTGCATTTGCGTATTCCACGCAGGAGACGCGGTGTTCTTGGCAGATGAGCAGGAGAGGCGAGAATACGTGCTGAATGAACAAGGACTCATCTACAGAGGAAGTGCAAATTACATCTCACCTCTCAACTGGGACTTTGGACACGTAAGTCAACAACAAACACCACGACGGTTTGCTTGGATGCACTCGTGAGGAAACGCTGCAGCTGAAAGACCACAAAATGGATCAATGAAATTAGTCAGAGATCACTTAAAAGCCAAAAAATATCTCGATTTATACGTCTCAATACTTTGCTCCATATAGTTTGAGTAGTACCCGACCGAGTTTGCTTCCGATTTTGATTGTCTGCAATTTCGAATGGGGCCTCTGCTGCGTATCACATCCTTCTCAACCGGGAGTCAGCCAACCACCAGGGGgcgaaaatgtataaatacgtctttgggacacttaatgcatataaaatagaacgtatttatacgtttttgggagtaaatgagttcattaaaaaaaaaaaaaacatatatcataaaataacaataaattaaataaataataaatataattaaaataataacaaaataaatatcaataaataataaataattaataataataaaagtaaaaataattccaaaaataattcatatcataaaataatagaaataaatataatatacataatataaataataataataataataataataataatgatgatgataataataaataaaaagagaacatgcaaacttcacccaggaaggccgaagtctggactcaaacccgagtcctcagtactggtaggcggacgtgctaaccactcctccACTAATGgagacaaaatattatgtttctttttttcttttttttccgaactGTAAGTTTTGTGATCCGGTGCACCactaataatttattttgtaaatgtaaatataaacttGCATTGCATGTGTATCTCCTTCATCCCTttctttcttcctcctcctttgtGCAGTTTGAAGATGACATGGTGGACATTTGCTTAGAAGTCCTGGACAGGAGTCTGAACTACAGAAACAACCCCGGCGGCGATCTGGCCTCGCGCGGCGACCCGGCCTACGTGGGCCGCGTGGTCAGCGCCATGGTAGGTCGTCCGGGACCAggtcgagtcgagtcgagtcgtCCGGTGTTGACGCGGCGCCTGGCGCTTCTCCAACCGCCTTAGATCAACAGTCCGGACGACCGCGGCGTGGTGATGGGCAACTGGTCGGATTCCTTCGCCGGCGGCCTGTCGCCCTCCCACTGGAGCGGCAGCCACGACATCCTCAGCTTGTGGAAGAAGAACAACTACACGACGGTCAAGTACGGCCAGTGCTGGGTCTTTGCCGGCGTCATGTGCTCAGGTGAACGCCGCCGCTAGCCAAAGCACGCGAGCGCAAACccggcgagcgagcgagcgagctttCTTCTTAACGAACGTGCGGCGACCTCGTCCAGTTTCCACGTTGTTTACGAGGACGGGCTTTACAAAAATTGGAATCATCGATATCAATTTATTAGATAATAGATTACATatctatattattttatatatctcGATCTATTTCTATATTTGTTTGTACTttattgttttcttgaaatttattgaaagtattttcttacatttctgAAAAACCTGACTAGGAGTGTGATGAttacaacttttcttttttctctctaaaaaaaaaaagaagtaaaaattcccttgaagaaaaatgtaaatattacacCAATAAGGTTGCAtttattttgaggaaaaaaagtaattatgtTACAAGAATTGTCTTGTTTtctcgaggaaaaaaaacccatctttacattttacaactttAGTCCCGTaatagtaccttttattttttttaaataaatgttttgttcttattattatgactttttttttgtcttgaatacGAGTTTGTCGCAATATCATAatcattttaatctaataatatATTAGGAGTGTGCCGATATATCGACATCTAATACTTTATGAGTTAAATTAAATGATTAAATTGTTAAATTATTTGACTGGTTACTTCCGCCGCAAAATttacttataataataataataataatgtcattattttttatatactaaattatttttattttataatctactatataataattacataaaaaataataatcaaaaataatatttgtggCGTTTGTACcatgtacatttaaaaagaattgatgcaccataattaactcattcactcccagccattttcactgaagcaaccccctttaatggattttgactgcttttgcaggGCCCGCAGAATATACCGAATACGAAATAAAGATTAGCATCTCTTTTttcattggggggaaaaaaaagtcgatttctatcggtttccgttttagagcaattagcattagaatatacctAAGTTTTatgacaaatatattttaaaaaaaagtgggaaaaatacTTATTTCCAAcatggttgagctcttatactctgctgccacctgatggccgttttactgataactaccattgcttcaagtgttttcttcagttcagaggctgcatcaaagccttctgtatgctctagcattaagaaaaacaacaaccaaaaaaaaaacaaaaaaacgtataaatacgtctttgggagcaaatgagttaatatcggaTTGAATTGAAATCAGTCGAATCGAATGGGGGAAAACGTTCAAATCGTATCTTAACTGAACTCCTGTGAATCGAATTGCGGCAATTAAACTGGACAACCGTCCCTAAACGTCTTGTTTGTTCTATTTGCCTTCAGTCATGCGCCTGCTGGGCATCCCCACCCGCGTGGTCTCCAACTTCGTGTCGGCCCACGACACGGACGCCAACCTCACCATCGACGTCTACCACCCCGAAGAAGGGGCCGTGTACAAAGAGTCCACGGACAGCATCTGGtcagtttcttttcttttcttttgcgcGGATTTTGCACGTTTCCTAAAAGTCTGCTTGCCGCCGTGCCGCCAAGGAACTATCACGTGTGGGTGGAGTCGTGGATGAAGCGTCCCGACCTGACGGCCGGCGGCGCGTACGACGGCTGGCAGGTTCTGGATGCCACGCCGCAGGAGGCCAGCGACGGTGAGCCCTCGTCCGCCGCCGTGTCATCGAGATGGCCGACGAAGGAGTGCATGAagaagtgaataaataaaagaaaagaaaaacagatatacaaaaataattcaaaaattaaacacaaaaaactaatatcaatgaagtaaaaataaatatgaatataaaaaaatgagattaaaattttttaaaaacatctaaaaatagattaattaaatacaaaaatagacatatcgatagaattaaatatcaatcaataaataaaaacgctctgctctcacatttatttatttcatgctgcgaGACCCACCGACTTGAGTGACACTCGGTGCAGTGAAGTTTggaagaccaaaactgccaaaattaaaaagaatgaatgaatgcaaataaataaataaataaaagtgacaatagaaacagatataaaaaactatcattcaaaaattaaatacaaaaaatgcaca
Encoded here:
- the tgm8 gene encoding protein-glutamine gamma-glutamyltransferase E; this encodes MINGRQACCASQVFPHLTTSPQSQSHQSAAHAERPRRGAKMMNWVVNNSVFKGVDVHAKRNHDEHRTGELPEDQLTVRRGQAFKVTLTLAKPFNQAIDSLVLNASTGGSHASEEKATSCSFGIPDAGARRFSAKAPWTAKLDSGSSAGSLAVLITPPADAPVGKYELKASLWGEDKMVATLVLLFNPWFAGDAVFLADEQERREYVLNEQGLIYRGSANYISPLNWDFGHFEDDMVDICLEVLDRSLNYRNNPGGDLASRGDPAYVGRVVSAMINSPDDRGVVMGNWSDSFAGGLSPSHWSGSHDILSLWKKNNYTTVKYGQCWVFAGVMCSVMRLLGIPTRVVSNFVSAHDTDANLTIDVYHPEEGAVYKESTDSIWNYHVWVESWMKRPDLTAGGAYDGWQVLDATPQEASDGLYQCGPASLAAILKGETELPYDVPFVFAEVNADCIDWETKVDGTDVIMFSDTKRVGKSISTKSVGYDKRLDITRSYKHREGSAEERAVFKYAISDDKDAVGGVTDGGGTSPPPPTPPAPPRPPPQLTIRFDEVSVPEYGKDVQLKLVLSSDSRVQRKLKIRISVDGMHYNGTFVATVQSQVMEETLHPFRELSLPIVIPVGSYYRYMKRADSLKVSAVVTDMQHPDKKYLAEDDVILRDAPVIVTVSGFVRQYQQLSGEVLFMNPVQETLTGMKMTLSGSGLLRQELEYKLPDMSANKRFRVQFEFTPYRTGIKTLVADIDSDQFKDFKGSCAVNVRL